One segment of Acidovorax sp. DW039 DNA contains the following:
- a CDS encoding lytic transglycosylase domain-containing protein: MGTKAGLLGRAPWVSRRACLIAATAPAGWLALPGQAHAGGQLEEPLMDSVRTALSSAIANQAPPEPVFFSTESRLSYLRWLGTMSDRLRNRKPDWEVRRDFLQTVWYESKRAGLDVSLVMGLIQVESAFRKFAVSSVGARGYMQVMPFWTRVIGDGDPGKLFHMQTNLRFGCVILRHYIDREQGDLFMALGRYNGSRGKPPYPNAVFAAQRNWVYEPKVVAG, encoded by the coding sequence TTGGGTACAAAGGCTGGGCTGTTGGGGCGCGCACCGTGGGTGTCACGCCGTGCCTGTTTGATTGCAGCGACCGCACCAGCAGGGTGGTTGGCCTTGCCGGGGCAAGCGCATGCGGGTGGTCAGCTTGAAGAGCCTCTGATGGACTCGGTGCGTACCGCACTGAGTTCTGCCATCGCGAACCAGGCTCCCCCTGAGCCCGTCTTTTTCTCGACCGAGTCGCGCCTGAGTTATCTGCGCTGGCTGGGCACCATGAGTGACCGCCTGCGCAACCGCAAACCCGACTGGGAAGTGCGCCGGGACTTTTTGCAGACCGTGTGGTACGAGTCCAAACGTGCGGGGCTGGATGTGTCGCTGGTCATGGGGCTGATCCAGGTGGAAAGCGCCTTCCGCAAGTTTGCTGTGTCCAGTGTGGGGGCGCGTGGATACATGCAGGTCATGCCCTTCTGGACCCGTGTGATCGGCGATGGGGACCCAGGCAAACTGTTCCACATGCAGACCAATCTGCGTTTTGGTTGCGTCATCCTGCGCCACTACATTGACCGGGAGCAGGGCGATCTTTTCATGGCCTTGGGCCGCTACAACGGAAGCCGCGGCAAGCCTCCATACCCCAACGCCGTGTTTGCAGCCCAGCGCAACTGGGTGTACGAGCCGAAGGTGGTGGCAGGCTAA
- the grxD gene encoding Grx4 family monothiol glutaredoxin: MSDTQQRIDALVKSSDILLFMKGSASFPMCGFSGRAIQILKACGVDPKSVVTVNVLEDDGIRQGIKEYSNWPTIPQLYVKGEFIGGSDIMMEMYESGELQQVLGASN; this comes from the coding sequence ATGAGCGACACCCAACAACGCATCGACGCCCTCGTCAAATCCAGCGACATCCTGCTGTTCATGAAGGGCAGCGCCAGCTTCCCCATGTGCGGCTTTTCCGGCCGTGCCATCCAGATCCTGAAGGCCTGCGGCGTGGACCCCAAGAGCGTGGTGACCGTGAACGTGCTGGAAGACGACGGCATCCGCCAAGGCATCAAGGAGTACAGCAACTGGCCCACCATCCCCCAGCTGTACGTCAAGGGCGAGTTCATCGGTGGCTCGGACATCATGATGGAGATGTACGAATCGGGTGAACTGCAGCAAGTGCTGGGCGCCTCCAACTGA
- a CDS encoding proline--tRNA ligase: MKASQFFISTLKEAPADAEVVSHKLMMRAGLIKKLGAGIYNYMPMGLRVIRKVEAIVREEMNRAGAVECTMPVIQPAELWQETGRFEKMGPELLRISDRHGRDFVVQPTSEEVVTDIARQELRSYKQLPKNFYQIQTKFRDERRPRFGLMRGREFIMKDAYSFDKDQASAKASYQVMAQAYRRIFDRFGLTYRAVAADSGAIGGDLSEEFQVIAATGEDAIVYCPGSDYAANMEKAEALAPQGPRGAANQPLTKTPTPGKSTCADVAELLGLPLQRTVKSLVLATDTTNEHGEIVKTQVWLLLLRGDHDMNEIKVSKVEGLANFRFATVAEIEDHFGCKPGYLGPIGLRQPVKVVVDREVAVMSDWVCGANEVDFHLTGVNWGRDLPEPDLVADLRNVVAGDLSPDGKGQLAIERGIEVGHVFYLGTKYSRAMNATFLDENGKPQPLEMGCYGIGITRLPAAAIEQNHDERGIIWPDAIAPFTVVICPIGMDRSEEVKQAADKLYADMLAQGMDVLLDDRGERPGAMFADWELIGVPHRVVLSDRGLKEGQVEYQHRRDAAATKVAVVEVLAHVKGRMTV; this comes from the coding sequence ATGAAAGCCTCCCAATTTTTTATCTCCACCCTGAAAGAAGCTCCTGCCGACGCTGAGGTGGTCAGCCACAAACTCATGATGCGGGCGGGGCTGATCAAGAAGCTGGGCGCAGGCATTTACAACTACATGCCCATGGGGCTGCGGGTGATTCGTAAGGTGGAGGCCATTGTGCGCGAGGAGATGAACCGTGCAGGGGCTGTGGAATGCACCATGCCCGTCATCCAGCCCGCAGAACTTTGGCAGGAAACGGGGCGCTTTGAAAAGATGGGGCCTGAATTGCTGCGTATCAGCGACCGGCATGGGCGCGATTTTGTGGTGCAGCCCACCAGCGAAGAAGTGGTGACGGACATCGCCCGCCAGGAGCTGCGTAGTTATAAGCAGCTGCCCAAGAACTTCTACCAGATCCAGACCAAATTCCGCGACGAGCGCCGCCCCCGCTTTGGCTTGATGCGGGGCCGTGAGTTCATCATGAAGGATGCCTATTCCTTTGATAAGGACCAAGCCTCCGCCAAAGCCAGCTACCAGGTGATGGCTCAGGCCTATCGCCGCATCTTTGACCGCTTTGGCCTGACGTATCGCGCTGTGGCCGCTGACAGCGGTGCCATTGGTGGCGACCTGAGCGAAGAGTTTCAGGTGATTGCTGCGACGGGCGAAGACGCCATCGTCTACTGCCCCGGCAGCGACTACGCCGCCAACATGGAAAAGGCGGAAGCCTTGGCCCCTCAAGGCCCCCGTGGTGCTGCAAATCAACCACTGACAAAGACGCCCACGCCGGGCAAGAGCACCTGTGCAGATGTGGCAGAGCTGCTGGGTTTGCCCTTGCAGCGCACGGTGAAGTCGCTGGTGCTGGCGACGGATACGACCAACGAGCATGGCGAGATCGTCAAAACGCAAGTTTGGCTTCTGTTGCTGCGTGGCGACCATGACATGAACGAAATCAAGGTCAGCAAGGTGGAGGGGCTTGCCAATTTCCGCTTTGCGACCGTGGCAGAGATCGAGGATCATTTCGGCTGCAAGCCCGGCTACCTGGGGCCTATCGGTTTGCGCCAGCCTGTGAAAGTGGTTGTGGACCGAGAAGTGGCCGTGATGAGCGATTGGGTGTGTGGTGCCAACGAGGTGGATTTCCACCTGACGGGCGTGAACTGGGGACGCGACCTGCCTGAGCCGGATCTGGTGGCTGACCTGCGCAATGTGGTGGCAGGCGACCTGTCGCCTGATGGCAAAGGCCAGCTGGCGATTGAGCGCGGTATTGAAGTGGGCCATGTGTTCTACCTGGGCACAAAGTACAGCCGTGCGATGAATGCCACATTCCTGGACGAAAACGGCAAGCCCCAGCCGCTGGAGATGGGTTGCTATGGCATCGGTATTACCCGCTTGCCTGCGGCAGCGATTGAGCAAAATCACGATGAGCGCGGCATCATCTGGCCGGATGCCATTGCACCCTTCACCGTGGTGATCTGCCCGATTGGCATGGATCGCAGCGAAGAAGTGAAGCAGGCGGCCGATAAGCTGTATGCAGACATGCTGGCGCAGGGCATGGATGTGCTGCTGGATGACCGTGGTGAACGCCCCGGAGCGATGTTTGCAGACTGGGAACTGATTGGCGTGCCGCACCGCGTGGTGCTGTCGGACCGGGGCTTGAAGGAAGGCCAGGTCGAATACCAGCACCGCCGTGACGCCGCGGCGACCAAAGTGGCCGTGGTTGAGGTGTTGGCTCATGTCAAGGGCCGAATGACGGTGTAA
- the prmC gene encoding peptide chain release factor N(5)-glutamine methyltransferase has translation MNQTTPTLAQALAQAHTLGLPRIDAQLLLLHALGRPDAGRAWLLAHDTDALEPGAHDAFIALCQRRTAGEPVAYLTGRKEFYGLMLQVDARVLDPRPDTETLVDWALKVMAPMPAPRVVDLGTGSGAIALALQSQRPTAQVLAVDASPDALAVAQANAKRLDLPVRFQQGNWLQGVRAPQDAEGAWDVIVSNPPYIPSADPHLAALTHEPLQALASGADGLQDIRLIAAQAPAHLRAGGWLLLEHGYDQAEAVRNLLIHHGYGQVQSRNDLAGIARCTGGQWPVAQTMK, from the coding sequence GTGAACCAGACCACTCCCACTTTGGCACAAGCCTTGGCCCAGGCCCACACGCTGGGCCTGCCGCGCATTGACGCCCAGCTATTGCTGCTGCACGCCCTGGGCCGCCCCGATGCAGGCCGTGCCTGGCTGCTGGCGCATGACACCGACGCGCTGGAGCCCGGCGCCCATGACGCTTTCATCGCCCTGTGCCAGCGCCGCACAGCGGGCGAGCCCGTGGCCTACCTCACGGGGCGCAAGGAGTTTTATGGGCTGATGCTGCAGGTAGACGCCCGCGTGCTGGACCCGCGCCCCGACACCGAAACGCTGGTGGACTGGGCGCTGAAAGTGATGGCCCCCATGCCCGCCCCGCGCGTGGTGGACCTGGGCACGGGCAGCGGTGCCATCGCCCTGGCCCTGCAAAGCCAGCGCCCCACCGCCCAGGTGCTGGCGGTAGACGCAAGCCCCGATGCTTTGGCCGTGGCGCAGGCCAACGCTAAGCGGCTGGACCTGCCCGTGCGCTTTCAGCAGGGCAACTGGTTGCAGGGCGTGAGGGCCCCACAAGACGCCGAGGGAGCGTGGGACGTCATCGTCTCCAACCCGCCCTACATCCCCAGCGCCGACCCGCACCTGGCGGCCCTGACCCACGAGCCGCTGCAGGCCTTGGCCAGCGGTGCCGATGGGCTGCAGGACATCCGGCTCATCGCCGCCCAGGCCCCCGCACATCTGCGCGCCGGTGGCTGGCTGCTGCTGGAGCATGGCTACGACCAGGCAGAAGCCGTGCGCAATCTGCTCATCCACCACGGCTACGGCCAGGTGCAAAGTCGCAATGACCTTGCTGGCATTGCACGTTGCACAGGCGGGCAATGGCCTGTGGCCCAGACAATGAAATAA
- the hemA gene encoding glutamyl-tRNA reductase → MAVWALGINHTTAPLDLRGRFAFALDQIAPTLHGLRQSLGNASRHPSVETAIISTCNRTEIYCAGEQPAVDHTLGWLAQSGGVSPALLRSHSYTLEDSLVARHAFRVASGLDSMVLGEAQILGQMKDAVRAAETAGALGTTLNQLFQRSFAVAKEVRSSTEIGAHSISMAAAAVRLASQLFEDLGKIRVLFVGAGEMIELCATHFAAKNPKQIAIANRTLERGEKLATRFGGEVMRLADLPERLHEFDAVISCTASSLPIIGLGAVERALKKRRHRPMFMVDLAVPRDIEPEVKALGDVYLYTVDDLATVVQTAQANRQAAVAQAEAIIDAGVQSFMHWMELRSPASAAGGVVPLIQQLNAQTDEWRAAEIARAKKLLAKGEDVDAVLEALSRGLTQKMLHGTLAELRAGDAEMRAQTAQTVSRLFLRSQSKNTNGL, encoded by the coding sequence ATGGCAGTCTGGGCCCTCGGCATCAACCACACCACCGCGCCGCTCGATCTGCGTGGCAGGTTTGCGTTTGCGCTCGACCAGATTGCACCCACGCTGCACGGCTTGCGCCAGTCCCTTGGCAACGCCAGCCGCCACCCCAGTGTGGAAACAGCCATCATCTCCACCTGCAACCGCACCGAGATTTACTGCGCAGGCGAGCAGCCTGCCGTAGACCACACGCTGGGCTGGCTGGCCCAAAGCGGTGGCGTGAGCCCCGCGCTGCTGCGTTCGCACTCTTACACCCTTGAAGACAGTCTGGTGGCCCGTCACGCCTTCCGCGTGGCCAGCGGGCTTGATTCCATGGTGCTGGGCGAGGCCCAGATTCTGGGCCAGATGAAAGACGCCGTGCGCGCGGCCGAGACGGCTGGTGCCTTAGGCACCACGCTCAACCAGCTCTTCCAGCGCAGCTTTGCGGTAGCCAAGGAAGTGCGCAGCAGCACCGAGATTGGTGCCCACAGCATCAGCATGGCGGCCGCCGCAGTGCGCCTGGCCAGCCAGTTGTTTGAAGACCTGGGCAAGATCCGCGTGCTGTTTGTCGGCGCGGGCGAGATGATTGAGCTGTGCGCCACGCACTTTGCTGCCAAAAATCCCAAGCAGATCGCCATTGCCAACCGCACGCTGGAGCGCGGCGAAAAGCTCGCCACCCGTTTTGGCGGCGAGGTGATGCGCCTGGCCGACCTGCCCGAGCGCCTGCACGAGTTTGACGCCGTCATCAGCTGCACTGCCAGCAGCCTGCCCATCATCGGTCTGGGGGCTGTGGAGCGCGCACTCAAAAAGCGCCGCCATCGCCCCATGTTCATGGTGGACCTGGCCGTGCCGCGCGACATCGAGCCCGAGGTGAAAGCCCTGGGCGATGTGTACCTCTACACCGTGGACGACCTGGCCACCGTGGTGCAGACAGCACAGGCCAACCGCCAGGCCGCCGTTGCGCAGGCCGAAGCCATCATCGATGCCGGTGTGCAGAGCTTCATGCACTGGATGGAGTTGCGCAGCCCCGCCAGCGCTGCAGGCGGCGTGGTGCCGCTGATCCAGCAGCTCAACGCCCAGACGGACGAGTGGCGCGCCGCAGAGATCGCACGCGCCAAGAAGCTGCTGGCCAAGGGCGAAGACGTGGATGCCGTGCTGGAAGCCCTCTCGCGCGGCCTGACGCAAAAGATGCTGCACGGCACCCTGGCCGAGCTGCGCGCGGGCGATGCCGAGATGCGCGCACAAACAGCCCAGACGGTTTCGCGCCTGTTCCTGCGCTCGCAGAGCAAAAACACCAACGGCCTGTAG
- the prfA gene encoding peptide chain release factor 1 produces the protein MKPFLRSQLERYAQRLGELDFLLSREDIMSDMAQYRRISVEHAEVTQIAGRYARYQQREADLAGAREMLADPDMAEMAQEEVTSAEAELVQLEDELQRLLLPKDPDDARNAFVEIRAGTGGDESALFAGDLTRMYTRYAATQGWKVEVMSANESELGGYKEIVLRVEGQPGTGPSGSGVYGALKFESGGHRVQRVPATETQGRIHTSACTVAVMPEPDEHQAITLNPADLRIDTFRASGAGGQHINKTDSAVRVVHLPTGIVAECQDGRSQHSNKAKALQVLQARIQEKERSERAAKEAALRKGLIGSGDRSDRIRTYNFPQGRLTDHRINLTLYKLLQVMEGDLGDVLQALQHAREAEQLEELEMSVV, from the coding sequence ATGAAACCCTTTCTCCGAAGCCAGCTGGAACGCTACGCACAGCGCCTGGGCGAACTCGACTTTCTGCTCTCGCGCGAAGACATCATGAGCGACATGGCGCAGTACCGGCGCATCTCTGTCGAGCATGCCGAGGTCACGCAGATTGCTGGCCGCTACGCCCGCTACCAGCAGCGCGAGGCCGACCTGGCGGGTGCGCGCGAGATGCTGGCCGACCCCGACATGGCCGAGATGGCGCAGGAAGAAGTCACCAGCGCCGAAGCTGAACTGGTGCAGCTGGAGGATGAACTGCAGCGCTTGCTGCTGCCCAAAGACCCGGACGACGCGCGCAACGCCTTTGTAGAAATCCGCGCAGGCACGGGCGGCGACGAATCGGCCCTTTTCGCAGGCGACCTCACCCGCATGTACACCCGCTACGCCGCCACCCAGGGCTGGAAGGTGGAGGTGATGAGCGCCAACGAAAGCGAGCTGGGCGGCTACAAGGAAATTGTGCTGCGCGTGGAAGGCCAGCCCGGTACGGGCCCCTCCGGTAGCGGTGTGTATGGCGCGCTCAAGTTCGAATCCGGCGGCCACCGCGTGCAGCGCGTGCCCGCCACCGAGACGCAGGGCCGCATCCACACCAGCGCCTGCACCGTGGCCGTGATGCCCGAGCCCGACGAGCACCAGGCCATCACGCTGAACCCGGCGGACCTGCGCATCGACACCTTCCGCGCCAGCGGCGCAGGCGGCCAGCACATCAACAAGACGGACTCTGCCGTGCGTGTGGTGCACTTGCCCACCGGCATCGTGGCCGAATGCCAGGACGGCCGCAGCCAGCACAGCAACAAGGCCAAGGCGCTGCAGGTGCTGCAGGCGCGGATCCAGGAGAAAGAACGCAGCGAACGCGCCGCCAAAGAGGCCGCGCTGCGCAAGGGCCTGATCGGCAGCGGCGACCGCAGCGACCGCATCCGCACCTACAACTTCCCACAGGGGCGACTCACGGACCACCGTATCAACCTCACGCTGTACAAGCTGCTGCAGGTGATGGAAGGCGACCTGGGCGACGTGCTGCAGGCGCTGCAGCATGCGCGGGAGGCGGAACAGCTGGAAGAGCTGGAGATGAGCGTGGTGTGA
- the proB gene encoding glutamate 5-kinase — translation MVSSVLRDARRIVVKVGSSLVTNEGRGLDEAAIGEWSRQLAALVKGHGGAAREVVMVSSGAIAEGMKRLGWASRPHEIHELQAAAAVGQMGLAQMYETKLREQGMGSAQVLLTHADLADRERYLNARSTLLTLLRLGVVPVINENDTVVTDEIKFGDNDTLGALVANLVEADALVILTDQKGLYTADPRRDPSAQFVHEAKAGDPALEAMAGGAGSSIGKGGMITKILAAKRAAGSGASTVIAWGRESDVLLRLAAGESLGTLLVAQTQKKQARKQWMADHLQLRGSVTVDAGAASKLRDEGKSLLPIGMVSVEGDFSRGDVIAVRDVAGQEIARGLANYAAAEARLLCRKPSAEFERLLGYAAEAEMVHRDNLVLSIV, via the coding sequence ATGGTTTCTAGTGTTTTGCGTGATGCACGGCGTATCGTCGTCAAGGTGGGTTCCAGTTTGGTGACCAACGAAGGGCGGGGGCTGGATGAGGCGGCCATCGGCGAGTGGAGTCGGCAGCTTGCGGCCTTGGTCAAGGGGCACGGAGGCGCTGCTCGTGAGGTGGTCATGGTCTCCAGCGGGGCCATTGCCGAGGGCATGAAGCGCCTGGGCTGGGCCTCACGTCCTCACGAGATCCATGAACTGCAAGCTGCCGCTGCTGTGGGGCAGATGGGCCTTGCGCAGATGTACGAAACCAAGCTGCGTGAGCAGGGCATGGGCAGCGCGCAGGTGCTGCTCACACATGCTGACTTGGCCGACCGGGAGCGCTATCTCAATGCCCGCTCCACCTTGCTGACCCTGCTTCGCCTGGGGGTGGTTCCGGTGATCAACGAGAACGACACGGTGGTCACGGACGAAATCAAGTTTGGCGACAACGATACTCTGGGTGCCCTGGTCGCCAATCTGGTGGAGGCGGACGCCTTGGTGATCTTGACGGATCAGAAGGGGCTTTACACCGCCGATCCGCGTCGCGATCCTTCGGCCCAGTTTGTGCACGAAGCCAAGGCGGGAGATCCTGCTCTGGAGGCCATGGCAGGCGGAGCTGGTTCCAGTATTGGCAAGGGCGGCATGATTACCAAGATTCTGGCGGCCAAACGGGCGGCTGGCTCGGGTGCTTCCACGGTGATTGCATGGGGGCGTGAGTCAGATGTTCTCCTGCGGTTGGCGGCGGGCGAGTCGCTGGGCACGCTGCTGGTTGCGCAAACCCAGAAGAAGCAGGCGCGCAAACAATGGATGGCGGACCATCTGCAGCTGCGTGGTTCTGTCACTGTGGATGCAGGGGCTGCGTCCAAGCTCAGGGATGAGGGCAAGAGTCTTTTGCCTATCGGCATGGTTAGCGTTGAGGGAGATTTCTCTCGCGGAGACGTGATTGCAGTGCGTGACGTTGCAGGCCAGGAGATCGCTCGCGGCCTTGCCAACTATGCTGCAGCTGAAGCGCGCCTGCTTTGCAGAAAGCCCTCTGCCGAGTTTGAGCGCTTGCTGGGCTATGCCGCGGAAGCGGAGATGGTCCACAGAGACAACCTGGTTTTGTCTATAGTTTGA
- a CDS encoding hemolysin family protein has protein sequence MTQSLLVIGLLIAASAFFSMAEISLAAARRLRLRQMADEGDLRADRVLRMQEQPGDYFTVVQVGQNAVAILGGIVGEGALSPHFTELLGLWMSEASAQTAGFMASFLIITSLFILFADLFPKRLGMAEPERVALRLAQPMAWCMTLLHPLVWIYSRGADALFRLLGLSSLRDERITSDDILAMMEAGARAGVLAAREQQVITNVFELDTRTVSSAMSPRDRVAFFLRDDPDSVIRLRIAAEPFSTYPVCEGDIDHVVGYVDAKDLFQRVLNNQPISLADDSLVRKVLIVPDRLTLSEVLEQFRQVHEDFAVIVNEYSLVVGVVTLNDVMSTVMGDLVGTEDEEQIVQRDDNSWLIDGVTPISDVLRVLGLDELPHAGEYETLAGFLMVMLRRVPRRTDSVTWGGFKFEVLDVDSFRIDQVMVSRVQPPHGDAAGTEHTAVHKA, from the coding sequence ATGACCCAAAGCCTTCTTGTGATCGGGCTGCTCATTGCAGCCAGTGCGTTTTTCTCCATGGCCGAGATTTCGCTGGCCGCTGCCCGCCGCCTGCGTCTGCGGCAAATGGCCGATGAAGGCGATCTGCGAGCCGACCGGGTGCTGCGCATGCAAGAGCAGCCCGGCGACTATTTCACGGTGGTACAGGTGGGCCAGAACGCTGTCGCCATCCTCGGCGGCATTGTGGGCGAAGGGGCGTTGAGCCCGCATTTCACGGAGTTGCTGGGGCTGTGGATGTCGGAAGCATCGGCACAAACCGCCGGCTTTATGGCCTCCTTCCTCATCATCACCTCGCTGTTCATCCTGTTTGCAGACCTGTTCCCCAAGCGCCTGGGCATGGCCGAGCCCGAACGCGTGGCCTTGCGTCTGGCGCAGCCCATGGCTTGGTGCATGACGCTGCTGCACCCGCTGGTGTGGATCTACAGCCGCGGGGCCGATGCGCTGTTTCGCCTGCTGGGTCTTTCTTCGTTGCGCGATGAACGCATCACATCAGACGACATCCTGGCAATGATGGAGGCCGGAGCGCGCGCGGGTGTGCTGGCGGCGCGGGAGCAGCAAGTCATCACCAACGTGTTTGAGCTGGACACCCGCACGGTGTCCTCGGCCATGTCCCCGCGCGACCGGGTCGCATTTTTTCTGCGGGACGATCCTGACTCCGTCATCCGCCTGCGTATTGCGGCCGAACCGTTTTCCACCTACCCGGTGTGCGAAGGCGACATCGACCATGTGGTGGGCTATGTGGACGCCAAGGACCTCTTCCAGCGCGTGCTGAACAACCAGCCGATTTCATTGGCGGACGACAGCCTGGTGCGCAAGGTGCTGATCGTGCCTGATCGGCTCACGCTGTCAGAAGTGCTGGAACAGTTCCGCCAGGTGCATGAAGACTTTGCTGTCATCGTCAACGAATACAGCCTGGTGGTGGGGGTGGTCACCCTCAACGATGTGATGAGCACCGTCATGGGTGATCTGGTGGGCACAGAGGACGAGGAGCAGATCGTTCAGCGGGACGACAACTCCTGGCTGATCGATGGCGTCACCCCCATCAGCGATGTGCTGAGGGTGCTGGGCCTGGATGAACTGCCCCATGCAGGCGAATACGAAACCCTGGCGGGCTTCTTGATGGTGATGCTGCGCCGCGTGCCACGTCGCACAGACAGCGTGACCTGGGGTGGATTCAAGTTTGAAGTGCTGGACGTGGACAGCTTCCGCATTGACCAGGTGATGGTGTCCCGCGTCCAGCCCCCTCATGGAGATGCCGCGGGGACAGAACACACCGCAGTCCACAAAGCATAA
- a CDS encoding RNA pyrophosphohydrolase, with the protein MLDRDGFRPNVGIILLNQKNQVFWGKRIRTHSWQFPQGGIDRGETPEQAMFRELHEEVGLLPNHVRLVARTRDWLRYEVPDRYIRRDARGHYKGQKQIWYLLQLVGHDWDLNLRATNHPEFDAWRWNDYWVPLDVVVEFKRAVYEMALTELARYLPRQDQRNRYLRGGMRGRDAEHSPTPMFRTGSLLLHPGMELPPGASFDPDPQNSMPAELDALPITVTGQTPR; encoded by the coding sequence ATGCTTGACCGGGACGGCTTTCGGCCGAACGTCGGCATCATCCTGCTCAACCAAAAGAACCAAGTGTTCTGGGGTAAGCGGATCCGCACCCACAGCTGGCAGTTCCCGCAAGGGGGCATTGACCGGGGGGAGACCCCCGAACAAGCGATGTTCCGGGAATTGCACGAAGAGGTAGGATTATTGCCCAATCACGTGCGCTTGGTGGCCCGGACCCGGGATTGGTTGCGCTACGAGGTGCCTGACCGGTACATCCGCCGCGATGCGCGCGGACATTACAAGGGCCAGAAACAGATCTGGTACCTCCTTCAACTTGTCGGGCACGACTGGGATTTGAACCTGCGTGCCACCAACCACCCCGAGTTTGATGCGTGGCGGTGGAACGACTACTGGGTTCCTCTGGATGTAGTTGTTGAGTTCAAACGGGCCGTCTATGAGATGGCCCTGACAGAACTGGCGCGCTACCTCCCCCGGCAGGATCAGAGGAACCGCTATTTGCGCGGCGGTATGCGTGGCAGAGATGCAGAGCACTCACCCACCCCCATGTTCCGCACGGGTTCTCTGCTGTTGCACCCAGGCATGGAATTGCCGCCAGGTGCGAGTTTTGACCCCGACCCGCAAAACAGCATGCCCGCAGAGCTTGATGCCCTGCCCATCACAGTTACAGGGCAGACCCCACGGTAG
- a CDS encoding AAA family ATPase yields MTSHSLVPQSAPLRLPVAQMRNVFHPGDVERKLARLQDAGSQREYETLRTVYERMLERGPERFQVKPSGVPDMSELYELLPNFTDVLDDVKRHVALAQDSSDGLEVTPMLLLGPPGIGKTHFARQLADLLGTGMNLLPMSSMTAGWLLSGSSAQWKGARPGKVFEALIEGEYANPVIVVDEIDKASSDAQYDPLGALYSLLEHDTAQSFTDEFAEVAIDASQVIWITTANDARGIPDPILNRMNVFEVEAPTLEQARTIALNLYQSIRNGHDWGRKLDPEPQDDVLDYLAHMPPREMRRALMTGFGNARLALRSTVEISDLPRAANARGRIGFVQ; encoded by the coding sequence ATGACCAGCCATAGCCTTGTTCCCCAAAGCGCCCCTCTGCGCCTTCCTGTGGCGCAAATGCGCAATGTGTTCCACCCCGGCGATGTGGAACGCAAGCTCGCCCGCCTGCAGGACGCAGGCAGCCAGCGCGAGTATGAAACCCTGCGCACCGTGTACGAACGCATGCTGGAACGCGGCCCCGAGCGGTTTCAGGTGAAGCCCTCGGGCGTGCCGGACATGAGCGAGCTGTACGAGCTGCTACCCAACTTCACCGATGTACTGGACGATGTGAAACGCCACGTCGCTCTGGCCCAGGACAGCAGCGACGGGCTGGAAGTGACCCCCATGCTGCTGCTGGGCCCGCCCGGCATTGGCAAAACCCACTTTGCCCGGCAGTTGGCCGACTTGCTGGGCACGGGCATGAACCTGCTGCCCATGAGTTCCATGACCGCGGGCTGGCTGCTGTCCGGGTCGTCGGCCCAGTGGAAGGGTGCCCGCCCCGGCAAGGTGTTCGAGGCGCTGATAGAGGGCGAATACGCTAACCCGGTCATCGTGGTGGACGAGATCGACAAGGCCAGCAGCGATGCGCAGTACGACCCTCTGGGCGCGCTCTACAGCCTGCTGGAGCACGACACGGCGCAGAGCTTTACCGACGAGTTTGCCGAAGTGGCCATTGATGCCAGCCAGGTCATCTGGATCACCACGGCCAACGATGCCCGCGGCATTCCAGACCCCATCCTCAACCGCATGAATGTGTTTGAGGTGGAGGCCCCCACGCTGGAGCAGGCGCGAACCATCGCCCTGAACCTGTACCAAAGCATCCGCAACGGGCACGACTGGGGCCGCAAGCTGGACCCCGAGCCCCAGGACGACGTGCTGGACTACCTGGCCCACATGCCCCCGCGCGAGATGCGGCGCGCCCTCATGACGGGCTTTGGCAACGCCCGGCTGGCCCTGCGATCCACCGTGGAAATCAGCGACCTGCCCAGGGCCGCCAACGCCCGCGGGCGCATCGGGTTTGTGCAGTAG